The Flammeovirga yaeyamensis genome segment TTGTGCAAGCAATTGGAAGGAGTTGAATAGAAAAAATAGGACGCAAAAAACACGACACTTCATTTCAATAAAGGTTTAATAGTTTAGTTTAATGCTTGCTGATCAAATGTAGGTTATCGTATTGAAAATATCAAAAGGTTGTTACTTTTTTACTTGAATGTATTTTGTAATCGATCAACAATTCGCCATATGTCATATCTATTGGCTCAAAACTTACATAACAAGTATCTCCATACCAATCTCCATGATATTTTATCTCAAACTCATTTTGGATGGTGTCCATTTTGAGATAAGTTTCAGGAACGCCAATGTACAATTCCCCTTTACCATCAATATATCCTTTCATGATTAATTCCCTAGCATATGGGTGAATTGCCTTATCATCAATATGAAATTTGGTAACTAATTTTTCTGAATGAAGTTCTTTTTTTATTGTACCCTTGCTTGTCCAAAAACTAGGGATTTGGTGATAAAGCTTTATAAGGTAAGCTGTTAAAAGGAAGCAAGCGAGAATAAAAAATAGAGAAAAAGTGATTATTTTTTTCATTGTTGATATGTTTCTGATTTATAACATATATACTCCAAAACTCAGTCCCCCAATCTCCTCCCCATACTGAAGTATGAGGCTGGAAATAATTAGATTGGTAAAGACTAAAGTCTTTACCAATTTTGACGCGTACTGCTATTCACAAAGTAACAATTTAGTGTTGAAAAATTACTCGTCCAAGCCTTCAGGACTTCAGTCCTGAATAGGTATAATTATCACCACCCTCAGGTTTTAACCTGAGGATATAAAATTAATTCTCAACACCTGCCTCCTTCAATCTCTGATCTAGTGGCTTAAGTATTTCAATCCACTTCTCCCTTTCTTCATTAGCCAACGACTCCTTATATTTTGAAGTGAATAATTTAATTCTTGCCTCTCTATCATCATACCACCTTAAATAATATTCGATATAGTTTGTATTGTCTTCACAATAAGTCATTAAACAATTTTGTACTCCTGTCACATAGTAATATTGCATTGGTTCAATAATATCAGCTAAAATGATAGCTATTTCTCCTTTCAACAAAAGTCGTTCTTGACACTCAGAATAGATATTCGTGGAATCTGTTTCTTCAAAAAAATATATCAACTTTGGAAGTACATATGTTCCATATGCAAATACTTTTCTTGATGAAGAATGCCTAATAATTTCTTTAGAATTCTTTACTTCTTTTGAAATCGATGTGATTAGAGAATCTAATTCTTGTAAACCTTGTGCAAACGTGTGGTTTGCAAATAATAGAATAATAAGTGTTTTAATAATTAGTCTGATGTTCATAGTTTGTCTTTATAATGTATTCCCAATACTAAAGTCTTTCCCTATTTTGATGTGCACTTTTATTTATAATAGCAACAATTTGGTGTTGAAAAATTACTCGTCAAAGCCTTCAGGACTTCAGTCATGAATAGGCATAATTATTACCACCCTCAGGTTTTAACCTGAGGAAAAACAATTGATATTTAAATAATTATTTTCTTCATCAACATTTTAGGATTAATAAAAATAATTAAACCTACAATCAAATAGGTAATCTGGAAGGGAATACCAATATATGTAAAATTCAATGGGGGAAATAGCCATACAGTACCAGTTAATAATATAGCCGTAAATACCCAGCTTTTTAATTTCAAGGATGATAAATAGCTAATAAGAGCAACTACATTGATAATACCAATAATGAATAAAATTATATACTTATTATCTTTCATTAATGGAAACTTATCTATAGCACTAGGAAACATCATAATAACGATAAATAATAAGTAGGCCAATGAGAAAGTGATTATACTAATAAATTTTATAAAAGATTTCATAGTTAGATTTGTTGTTGAATTAGTTGAAAGATAAATATCGTTATACATTTTTTTAAATCCTTATTTCTAATCTCTAAATCAACCCATACTGAAGTATGGGGCTGGAAATAATTAGATTGGTAAAGACTAAAATCTTTACCAATTTTTATGTGTACTGTTTCAACACTTTAGTGTTGAGTGAATACTCGTCCAAGCCTTCAGGACTTCAGTCCTGAATAGGCATAATTATCACCACCCTCAGGTTTTAATCTGAGGAAAAATCACCTAGAAAACAACACCCAATCCAACTCCATTTCATCCACCTCTTTAAACACACACACCAAATTCATTATCCCCTTTGGGCGATAATTCAATTTAGTATCAACATTAATCCAATCCTCATTGGTATTACCTACTTCAACAGTTGCTATGAGTTTACCATTTGGAACATTTTCTCTAAGTTCAATTCTACCACCTTTTGCTTTGCTTTTTACCTTAAGTTGAACATTCTTTGGTTTGTCATCAAAGGATACGGTATTGTATTGCACCCAACTTTCCTTTTTAGTATTCGTGATTTTCCATTCTGGAATACCTACTCTTTTCACAAAATCGACTTCTGCATTATGTATTTCAGAATATCTATCGATCTGAATTGTATCTTTTGCAGAAGTGATCCCAACCCCTCTTAAAGTAGGAATCACCTTCCTAATCGATCCATCCTCCTCAAAGAATAAACTATCTACAGACACCGATCGAAGGTTACCTGCTTTTGATATATCATTGTGATGATAAAACATATACCACTGATCCTTATACTCAACAATAGATTGATGATTGGTCCAACAATCTTCAAAACGATCCATGATTGTGCCTTTATACTCGAAAGGACCTAAAGGGTGCTTACTTATAGCATATCCAATCTCTTCAGTACTATTTTGTGTATCCAAATTATGAGGGAAAGTCAGGTAATACATTCCTTTTCTTTTGAACACAAAAGGTCCTTCTTTATATTCTTGGGGTAAGTTTTCAATCACCACCGTTTCCCCAACTATTGATTTCATATCATCACTTAGCTTTACCACTTTTAGAGAGTTTCCTTTTCCTCCACCCCAATACATATAAGCTTGTCCATCATCATCAATAAAAGCATTGGGATCGATCCCCTTTAGACCTTCAATATAATTAGGCTCTATAGTGAAAGGACCTTCAGGTTTTTCTGCTGTAGCTAATCCAATCTGACGAAATCCACTCTTGTCTGCTGGTTTATTGGGGAAGTAATAGTAGTATTTTCCTCCTTTGGATGCGATACAAGGTGCCCACATTCCATAGCCCAATTTATTTCCCCAAGGTACATTTTCTTGAGCTACTATTACTCCAAGATCCGTAAAGTTCACTAAGTCTTCTGTGGAGAAGGCGTGGTAATCTGTCATCACATGACCGTTACTTTCTTTCTCTGCACCCAATTTCTCCCATTCAGGGTTCCAAGGAACATCGTGTGAAGGATAAATATATAATTTACCATCATAAACTCTTGCTGTAGGATCGGCAGTGTAGATGTGTTTTATTATCGGATTTTGAGCTATTGTGTTTAAAGAAATGCTCAAAGTTATCAAAATCAGTAATCCTATTCTTTTCATACTATGTGTAGTTGTTTGTTAATTGATAATACTTTTTTAAAAGTCTCTCCTTATGGTAGATGAAAGATATATAAAGGATAATGGGTAAATGGTAAATTAATGAATGAAATGAAGGGTAATTTTTTGATGATTAATTTTTTACTAATCAAATGAATGAGGTATTACGCTTTGCTTTTCACTTCATTTTCACTAACTAGGAATAAATTAAATACATCTAACGTGCTCTCCTTTAGATCACACCAACTTAAATTAAACAACTATGGAACAAGCTATCTTCAAAAACCTAAGAACCAATCATCATATTTTAGCTAAATTTATCGATGGTTATTCTCTGGAACAGTTGAATAAAATTCCTGATGGATTTAGAAATAATTTAATATGGAATATAGGTCATGTACTTGTTGCTCAAGAAGGGTTGATCTATAAATCTTCAAATCTGCCTGTTCACGTAAGTAAGGAGTTAATTGATAAATACACGGTGGGATCAGTACCCGATGGCAAAGCAACTCAAGAAGAAGTTGATGAAATCAAAAAGTTATTATTCAGCACTTTGGATCAATTGGAACAGGATCTAAATAATGATGTTTTTAAAGAATATCACGAGAGAAAAACAAAAACTGGTTTTACTATCTCGAATCTGAATGATGCTTTAGTTTTCACTAATTTCCATGAAGGAATACACTTGGGTGTGATGCTTTCGATAAAGAAGTTTTTATAAAATAGTCCTGCTTTAAGTTAATACAACTTTCAATATCAAGACTATTTTATCATTAATTTGTAAAAGTACCTACTTCTTCTAATGAGTACGGCGAAATTATAATCTGATATATACAAAAATAGGTTATCTCACTTTACCTTCTGAGATAACCTATTTTTATCATTAATTGAGATTGTTTTTAAATAACATAGGAGCTATTTTATAAAGATTTTGTCTCCAAACTTTATAAGTATGCCCTCCTGATATAGACTCAAACTGATATTTTATTCCTGCATTATCAAAAAGTAATTGAGTCTCCATACCATTCTCATATGCATGATCTTCTTTACCTCCTTGAGTAAAGAATAATAATTTATTTGTTTGTTTAAATTTATCAGACATTCCTATCACCTGTGATTTTCTTTTGGATTTATCATCAACAATTCCTCTTGCCTGTTTCCAAGTATCACTTAACCACCAACCAGAACTTAAGATTCCGACATAAGCAAATTGATCAGGATAGTCCATTATTATCTCTAAAGTTTCCAGTCCACCCATAGACAATCCTATAATTGCTCTTTCTTCTGGAGAAGATTTCACTCTATATGTCTCTTCGATGAAAGGAAGAATATCATTCATAAACTCCTTTTTGAAAATAAGAGGTCTATCCAATAGTTGAGGTGTTTCTATTGTACCATTAGGCATTACAACCACCATTGGTTTGATCTTTCCATCAGCATATAAATTATCAAGAATATTATTTGCACACCCAATACTTGACCATGAGATATCGGAACCCCCTCCTCCATGAACTAAATATAAGACAGGTAATTCTTCTGTAGATTTTTCATAACCTGGAGGTGTCCAAACATGTAATCTTCTAGTTTTATTTAACGTACTAGAGTAATAATACCTTTTTGCTATTGCTCCATGTTTAATATTATCTCTTTGAGTATAAAATTGTTCTTTTGTTTTTACCAACACTGTCGGGGTACTCTCTCTTGATAAGGGAGATTGTGGGTCAACTACTTTCATTCCATCAACTTCAAAATAATAAGAATAAACACCATCCTCAACATTAAACCAATATCCTTCCCATACACCAGAATCGTCTTTTTTAAATTCTATTTTATCCCATTTATCATATGATTTTAGTTCTACATTTTTTGCTTTTGGTGCATATATCCTAAATGCTACTTTTTTATCAGGATATACTTGAGTTGACTGAATATCTTGCCCTAATAATCTTGAAAAAGTTATGATAAATATTAGAGAAAATTTTATTGTT includes the following:
- a CDS encoding alpha/beta hydrolase-fold protein; the encoded protein is MKTIKFSLIFIITFSRLLGQDIQSTQVYPDKKVAFRIYAPKAKNVELKSYDKWDKIEFKKDDSGVWEGYWFNVEDGVYSYYFEVDGMKVVDPQSPLSRESTPTVLVKTKEQFYTQRDNIKHGAIAKRYYYSSTLNKTRRLHVWTPPGYEKSTEELPVLYLVHGGGGSDISWSSIGCANNILDNLYADGKIKPMVVVMPNGTIETPQLLDRPLIFKKEFMNDILPFIEETYRVKSSPEERAIIGLSMGGLETLEIIMDYPDQFAYVGILSSGWWLSDTWKQARGIVDDKSKRKSQVIGMSDKFKQTNKLLFFTQGGKEDHAYENGMETQLLFDNAGIKYQFESISGGHTYKVWRQNLYKIAPMLFKNNLN
- a CDS encoding family 43 glycosylhydrolase, translating into MKRIGLLILITLSISLNTIAQNPIIKHIYTADPTARVYDGKLYIYPSHDVPWNPEWEKLGAEKESNGHVMTDYHAFSTEDLVNFTDLGVIVAQENVPWGNKLGYGMWAPCIASKGGKYYYYFPNKPADKSGFRQIGLATAEKPEGPFTIEPNYIEGLKGIDPNAFIDDDGQAYMYWGGGKGNSLKVVKLSDDMKSIVGETVVIENLPQEYKEGPFVFKRKGMYYLTFPHNLDTQNSTEEIGYAISKHPLGPFEYKGTIMDRFEDCWTNHQSIVEYKDQWYMFYHHNDISKAGNLRSVSVDSLFFEEDGSIRKVIPTLRGVGITSAKDTIQIDRYSEIHNAEVDFVKRVGIPEWKITNTKKESWVQYNTVSFDDKPKNVQLKVKSKAKGGRIELRENVPNGKLIATVEVGNTNEDWINVDTKLNYRPKGIMNLVCVFKEVDEMELDWVLFSR
- a CDS encoding DinB family protein — protein: MEQAIFKNLRTNHHILAKFIDGYSLEQLNKIPDGFRNNLIWNIGHVLVAQEGLIYKSSNLPVHVSKELIDKYTVGSVPDGKATQEEVDEIKKLLFSTLDQLEQDLNNDVFKEYHERKTKTGFTISNLNDALVFTNFHEGIHLGVMLSIKKFL